Proteins encoded by one window of Phycisphaeraceae bacterium:
- a CDS encoding sigma-70 family RNA polymerase sigma factor, with protein MPADQPTNYALDPATPPARSPHEVTLLLEAARAGDPQAAADLLPLVYEELRKLARVRLGAEAPGQTLQPTALVHEAYLRLVGDSALHWNSRGHFFASAALAMRRILVERARHRKRMKHGGGRKRVELGDHAMSTEPDPLDMLALDEALDQLAAIDERKSSVVMLRYFAGLTLEETAAALGISLATVKTDWSFARAWLHRAISGKKDEDQA; from the coding sequence ATGCCTGCCGACCAACCTACGAACTACGCACTTGATCCGGCGACACCTCCCGCCCGGTCGCCGCATGAGGTGACCTTGCTGCTCGAAGCCGCCCGCGCGGGCGACCCGCAGGCGGCGGCCGACCTGCTTCCGCTGGTGTATGAGGAGCTGCGCAAACTTGCCCGGGTTCGGCTCGGAGCCGAAGCACCCGGCCAGACGCTTCAGCCGACAGCCTTGGTGCACGAGGCTTACTTGCGACTGGTGGGCGATTCGGCCCTGCATTGGAACAGCCGGGGGCATTTTTTTGCATCGGCTGCGCTGGCGATGCGACGAATTCTGGTCGAGCGGGCCCGGCACCGCAAGCGTATGAAGCATGGTGGGGGGCGCAAACGGGTTGAACTGGGCGACCATGCCATGAGTACAGAGCCCGATCCACTTGACATGCTCGCGCTCGACGAAGCCCTCGATCAACTTGCAGCCATTGACGAACGCAAGTCGAGCGTCGTCATGTTGCGTTACTTTGCCGGGTTGACCCTTGAGGAAACCGCTGCTGCGCTGGGCATCTCACTCGCTACCGTCAAGACTGACTGGAGTTTTGCTCGGGCCTGGCTTCACCGGGCCATTTCAGGCAAGAAGGATGAGGATCAGGCGTGA
- a CDS encoding DUF2924 domain-containing protein, protein METPATGGRMKHATARRIEDEIDSLKDMSTNELVERFVELHGYQTRTRHRTYLIRKIAWRLQANEEGDLSERARKRAEELADDAEVRVMAPKTLVTPPQTGRSATVTRGLNPEAERDPRVPPPGSAIVREYQGRTIRVLVLPYGEGFECDGERFKTLSGVAKHITGSHINGFRFFRLGQDRSTR, encoded by the coding sequence ATGGAGACACCAGCCACAGGAGGCCGCATGAAGCATGCGACGGCAAGACGGATCGAGGACGAGATCGACTCGCTCAAAGACATGTCCACCAACGAGCTCGTGGAGCGGTTTGTCGAGCTGCACGGCTACCAGACCCGGACGCGCCACCGGACGTACCTGATCCGCAAGATCGCCTGGCGGCTTCAGGCCAACGAGGAGGGTGACCTCAGCGAGCGGGCGAGGAAGCGGGCCGAGGAGCTCGCAGACGACGCTGAGGTTCGGGTGATGGCCCCAAAGACGCTTGTCACGCCGCCACAGACGGGGCGGTCCGCCACGGTGACGCGGGGACTCAACCCGGAGGCGGAGCGTGACCCGCGTGTCCCGCCGCCCGGCTCAGCGATCGTCCGCGAATACCAAGGCCGGACCATCCGGGTGCTGGTGCTCCCCTACGGCGAGGGCTTCGAGTGCGACGGCGAGCGTTTCAAGACGCTCAGCGGGGTGGCCAAACACATCACCGGGAGCCACATCAACGGCTTCCGGTTCTTCCGGCTCGGCCAGGACAGGAGCACGCGATGA
- a CDS encoding right-handed parallel beta-helix repeat-containing protein produces the protein MKKLILTTAVALFALPALAGPLDPPEGPVASSMKTLVEVEPRTPLKYETTPGNGEHFFVIVQPGSYYLASSLIVTGDTGAILISAPDVTIDMNGFFIARAGGGTSTRPLISVDANAFSNTTIRNGALRESGNHGIVLGRNARIENVTVRNAKGDGINVGQRSIISNCFIEAPLGNGIVVSTHSIVENSTVYSAGQNGIVTSTQGRVIGSFANQCSQSGISVAYGSHVEGCTVNANTAFGITGQLNSGALKILGNSSTNNGSGGIRVYHSSIVRDNNISSSGLQVACIAVIEDGSRIEGNLCHGGPHAVQIENSGIDNLVIGNHSRSATVGNGFATVNQANNMIGPVVSTGGTIMSTSPFANFSR, from the coding sequence ATGAAGAAACTGATCCTCACCACCGCCGTCGCACTCTTCGCACTCCCCGCCCTGGCTGGTCCGCTCGACCCGCCCGAAGGCCCTGTCGCTTCCTCCATGAAGACCCTTGTCGAAGTCGAACCACGCACTCCCCTCAAGTACGAAACCACACCCGGCAATGGCGAGCACTTCTTCGTTATTGTCCAGCCTGGATCGTACTACCTCGCTTCCTCACTCATTGTCACGGGCGATACGGGTGCCATTCTCATCTCGGCTCCTGATGTCACGATCGACATGAACGGATTCTTCATCGCACGCGCCGGCGGTGGAACCAGCACCCGCCCGCTTATCAGTGTCGACGCAAACGCCTTCAGCAACACCACCATCCGCAACGGAGCCCTGCGCGAATCAGGCAACCACGGCATCGTCCTCGGCCGCAACGCGCGCATCGAGAACGTCACCGTTCGCAATGCCAAGGGCGACGGGATCAATGTCGGACAGCGCAGCATCATCTCAAACTGCTTTATCGAGGCACCGCTCGGCAATGGCATTGTCGTCAGCACCCACTCGATTGTCGAAAACTCCACGGTCTACAGCGCTGGACAAAACGGAATTGTAACTTCAACCCAGGGGCGTGTCATCGGCAGTTTCGCCAACCAGTGCTCGCAGTCCGGGATTTCCGTCGCGTACGGCTCCCACGTTGAAGGATGCACCGTCAACGCCAACACTGCCTTCGGCATCACCGGCCAACTCAACTCCGGAGCACTCAAGATTCTCGGAAACTCCTCAACCAACAACGGCTCAGGCGGCATCCGTGTTTATCACAGCTCCATCGTTCGTGACAACAACATCAGCTCATCCGGCCTTCAGGTAGCATGCATCGCTGTCATCGAAGACGGATCTCGGATCGAAGGAAACCTCTGCCACGGCGGGCCGCACGCTGTGCAGATCGAAAACTCCGGCATCGACAACCTCGTCATCGGCAACCACTCACGCAGCGCCACAGTCGGCAATGGCTTTGCCACCGTCAACCAGGCCAACAACATGATCGGGCCAGTTGTCAGCACTGGCGGCACCATCATGTCGACCAGCCCTTTCGCCAACTTCTCACGCTGA
- the purD gene encoding phosphoribosylamine--glycine ligase translates to MPDFSNQSRSKVNVLLIGGGGREHALATAIVRSDRLGELWITHPSNPGLSTLGKPVDVPVDIREVYRLRQFCDHHSIGLVVIGPEDPLAEGFADALATETRLVFGPSKAGAMLEADKSWAKQLMRSASIPTGESRSFEDYESAINYVQSRNEPPVVKAAGLAKGKGVFVCSSLEEAADAVERIMKQRVFGDAGRRVVIEERLTGPEVSLLALVDGRNILVLPPCQDHKRLRDGDLGPNTGGMGAFCPAGTIDDAMMARIEREILVPTVDALRREGIDYRGVLYAGIMLTPAGPKVLEFNVRFGDPECQPLIARLDCDIIDLFEATATGRLDEIDIAWKPQTSVCVVLASAGYPETSSKPVQIHGVEAAERVAGVTVFHAGTRRESDGKLMTAGGRVLGVTALGDDLETARDRAYEACRHISFAGMQMRTDIAALAATR, encoded by the coding sequence ATGCCAGATTTTTCCAATCAATCACGATCCAAGGTCAATGTGCTGCTCATTGGCGGCGGAGGACGTGAGCACGCGCTTGCGACAGCGATCGTTCGCTCGGATCGGCTTGGCGAACTGTGGATCACGCATCCATCGAACCCCGGATTGTCAACGCTCGGCAAGCCCGTTGATGTACCGGTGGACATCCGCGAAGTCTATCGCCTGCGTCAGTTCTGCGATCATCATTCGATCGGGTTGGTGGTCATCGGGCCTGAGGATCCGCTGGCTGAGGGTTTTGCGGATGCACTGGCGACCGAGACGCGGTTAGTGTTCGGGCCAAGCAAGGCGGGCGCGATGCTCGAAGCTGACAAGTCATGGGCCAAGCAACTGATGCGGTCGGCGTCGATCCCGACAGGCGAGTCACGCAGTTTTGAGGACTACGAATCTGCGATCAACTATGTGCAATCACGCAATGAGCCGCCCGTAGTCAAGGCTGCTGGATTGGCCAAGGGCAAAGGCGTGTTCGTGTGTTCGAGTCTTGAAGAAGCAGCAGATGCAGTCGAGCGCATTATGAAGCAGCGTGTGTTCGGCGATGCCGGGCGGCGCGTGGTGATTGAAGAGCGTCTCACCGGTCCTGAAGTTTCGTTGCTCGCACTGGTCGATGGGCGCAACATTCTCGTGTTGCCGCCGTGCCAGGATCACAAGCGGTTGCGCGATGGCGACCTGGGCCCGAATACAGGCGGGATGGGTGCGTTCTGCCCGGCTGGCACGATCGATGACGCGATGATGGCGCGCATCGAGCGGGAGATCCTTGTGCCGACTGTTGACGCATTGCGTCGCGAAGGCATCGACTATCGTGGTGTGCTTTACGCAGGCATCATGCTCACACCGGCCGGGCCAAAGGTGCTTGAGTTCAACGTGCGTTTTGGTGACCCGGAGTGTCAGCCTTTGATAGCGAGGCTCGATTGCGACATCATCGACCTGTTCGAAGCGACTGCGACGGGGCGTCTGGATGAGATTGATATCGCATGGAAGCCGCAAACTTCCGTTTGTGTTGTGCTTGCGAGTGCAGGGTACCCTGAAACGTCTTCGAAGCCTGTTCAGATTCATGGCGTCGAGGCTGCGGAACGGGTTGCGGGGGTGACGGTGTTCCATGCGGGCACACGTCGCGAGAGCGATGGCAAGTTGATGACCGCAGGCGGGCGTGTGCTGGGCGTGACCGCGTTGGGTGATGATCTCGAAACGGCGCGCGATCGCGCGTATGAGGCTTGCCGACATATTTCGTTCGCGGGGATGCAAATGCGGACGGACATTGCAGCCTTGGCTGCAACGCGCTGA
- a CDS encoding Gfo/Idh/MocA family oxidoreductase, whose amino-acid sequence MGTIKMPELRWAIIGTGDIARKVAPLLASAEGNRITAVCSRDAARAKTFAQQFGIEHAGTYADLFERADLRQVIDAVYLTLPNRMHPQWCTRLLEAGFHVLCEKPLCWTRAQAEQLFAAAERHQRILLEGFMYLHHPQTAELARIARDPAGPIGPLQHVEAWFETDMKAAGREATRYSHALAGGTMMDIGCYPVSFIRSVTRCSLTDSSASQWHAQGAIAPPLAGETSGIDERVRVEGRLNSDVSFAFEARMDRPGRKEVRLTGAWGSVWTDWPWSPDPKWAQLHVERSAQHPHGPGQSTIVIEHGGDKFINQFTAFASAVRGEQSAHPSASWSIEQAGDLEAILGKLGIDFEQAS is encoded by the coding sequence ATGGGAACGATCAAAATGCCAGAACTTCGTTGGGCCATCATCGGAACCGGCGACATCGCGCGCAAAGTCGCCCCACTGCTGGCCTCGGCAGAAGGAAACCGAATCACTGCAGTATGTTCACGCGATGCGGCTCGGGCAAAGACCTTCGCCCAGCAGTTCGGCATCGAACACGCCGGGACATACGCCGACCTGTTCGAGCGAGCCGACCTGCGACAGGTTATCGATGCTGTGTACCTGACGCTGCCCAACCGGATGCATCCGCAGTGGTGCACGCGATTGCTCGAAGCCGGGTTTCATGTGCTGTGCGAAAAGCCCCTCTGCTGGACCAGAGCGCAAGCCGAGCAACTCTTTGCTGCCGCCGAGCGACACCAGCGCATCCTCCTGGAAGGATTCATGTACCTGCACCACCCGCAGACCGCCGAACTGGCACGCATCGCTCGCGATCCGGCAGGACCAATTGGACCTTTGCAGCACGTCGAGGCCTGGTTCGAAACCGACATGAAGGCCGCCGGTCGCGAAGCAACGCGCTACAGCCATGCGCTCGCTGGCGGCACGATGATGGATATCGGGTGCTATCCCGTCAGTTTCATCCGCTCTGTCACGCGGTGTTCGCTGACCGACTCGAGCGCGAGCCAATGGCACGCCCAGGGTGCCATCGCGCCCCCGCTCGCCGGCGAGACATCTGGAATTGATGAGCGAGTCCGCGTCGAGGGCCGTCTGAACTCCGATGTCTCTTTCGCATTCGAAGCCCGTATGGACAGGCCCGGGCGGAAGGAAGTGCGCCTGACCGGTGCATGGGGAAGCGTCTGGACCGACTGGCCCTGGTCGCCAGATCCAAAGTGGGCTCAGCTTCACGTCGAACGGTCTGCACAACACCCGCACGGCCCCGGGCAGAGCACGATTGTCATCGAACACGGCGGAGACAAGTTCATCAATCAGTTCACAGCGTTCGCCTCGGCGGTCCGAGGAGAACAGTCGGCCCATCCGTCCGCAAGTTGGTCCATCGAGCAGGCAGGTGATCTCGAAGCGATCCTCGGCAAACTTGGCATCGACTTTGAACAGGCCTCATGA
- a CDS encoding protein kinase — MSPDLLRRVEEVFGLVIELPRDDRQAFLDEQRLDPLVRAEVESLLAHASSDEGILDAPPVAAPFGQTFGGAAPFENLSVSSEIGSYRILRFLGAGGMGVVYLAEQNRPRRTVALKLVRGGVVSPTLVRRFEREAEILGRLQHPGIAQIYEAGIAAVHGHDQPFLAMELVEGPPITDFVATRHLSIDATLELFALICDAVHHAHQRGIIHRDLKPSNILVDPRGQPKVLDFGVARIARDDADHTTLRTHDGQLVGTLAYMSPEQITGNPDEIDVRSDVYALGVVLYQLLTGRLPHDLTSRSMPEAARTILDDPPTKLSSINKDLRGEVDVIVAKAIEKDVDRRYQSASELRDDIRRFLDGKPILARQDSALYVLRKSLDRYRGLTRVAVASVVLLAALASVAVFQAHRVDELRDDLQVTLDETRQRAEVLRQVNYFTRIGFAQAALQAGDVGRARTLLAECASDMRNFEWHYLNTRADQSIRTRVVNPRGINLTQFSPTLAATFRYGTTLELWDLATFDRIPFDTSDQVWPAFAMSNFGEAFAIAEHEQAQIINPRSGDPYWSTPLATSELRIDVSADGRCVILGHRTVTCYRQDEPGNSVTFNLMRPASAVRISPDGLWAAAGFHDGSLVIMDLTSTTGNLRGSAYPKHRSGVRCLAFSPDSSEVAVGTIDGSLVVWPVGNTAPDRPRLMVPLHENKISAIAWRADGKRIATGSTDNRIRVIEADSGYLVTTRIGHSHTVLSLQFFGEEEVVSASLDGTLRAWSIAPSLEETPLAFGSSIYGLALSPDGRTAYIAGTMSSIVAVDIDTFSVKESWKHDSRFIRHMIMMEGQNTALMASSEGNVLSFDTKSKAVVSTPSQSGLINEVAWSPTLRRAFAAGVDGVTWHKFDGTALGPAQSLIADGEVFSLATTSDGGVLAMGYADGRVCIHNLITDTRRLLPVSIEGQVWSLMFTPDDANLIVTGEDATVLAYNLHTGHQRRFIGHLGPVYACVLSPDGSRLVTGSFDNTVRVWALDHASELISLRGNTSSVHGLKFSADGTRILAIADDGRMFVWHAPGEPSLSP, encoded by the coding sequence GTGAGCCCGGACCTGCTGAGACGGGTCGAGGAAGTTTTCGGCCTGGTGATAGAACTTCCTCGCGACGATCGACAGGCATTTCTCGACGAACAACGCCTCGATCCGCTTGTGCGGGCCGAGGTTGAGAGTCTGCTCGCGCACGCTTCGTCGGACGAGGGCATTCTTGATGCTCCACCAGTTGCTGCGCCGTTTGGTCAGACATTTGGCGGCGCGGCGCCATTCGAGAACCTTTCTGTTTCGTCCGAGATCGGATCCTACCGCATTCTCCGGTTTCTCGGTGCTGGAGGCATGGGCGTTGTGTATCTGGCAGAACAGAACCGCCCAAGGCGGACTGTTGCACTCAAACTTGTTCGCGGTGGAGTCGTCTCGCCAACACTTGTGCGACGATTTGAGCGTGAGGCAGAGATCCTTGGCCGTCTTCAACACCCTGGAATCGCGCAGATTTATGAGGCCGGTATTGCAGCCGTTCATGGTCACGATCAGCCGTTTCTGGCGATGGAACTTGTCGAAGGCCCGCCGATAACAGACTTCGTCGCGACGCGACATCTTTCGATCGATGCAACACTCGAACTCTTCGCGCTGATTTGCGATGCAGTTCATCACGCCCATCAGCGCGGCATCATCCATCGTGATCTCAAGCCGAGCAACATACTTGTGGACCCTCGAGGCCAGCCGAAGGTGCTCGACTTTGGCGTTGCACGCATCGCGCGCGATGACGCGGACCATACAACGCTGCGGACGCACGATGGCCAGCTCGTGGGAACTCTTGCCTACATGAGTCCCGAGCAGATTACGGGGAATCCTGATGAAATTGACGTGAGGAGCGATGTCTATGCGCTGGGAGTTGTGCTCTATCAACTTCTCACCGGACGGTTACCACACGATCTGACGAGCCGGTCGATGCCCGAAGCGGCACGGACGATCCTTGATGACCCGCCAACAAAACTAAGCAGCATCAACAAGGATCTCCGGGGCGAAGTCGACGTGATTGTGGCCAAGGCCATCGAAAAGGATGTTGATCGGCGATACCAGTCGGCCTCCGAACTGCGTGATGACATTCGCAGATTTCTCGATGGCAAGCCGATTCTTGCTCGGCAGGATTCGGCCTTGTATGTGCTTCGCAAGAGTCTTGATCGCTATCGCGGTCTGACTCGAGTGGCAGTGGCCAGCGTGGTGCTGCTTGCGGCATTGGCCAGTGTTGCAGTATTTCAGGCTCACCGTGTCGATGAGCTTCGGGATGATCTGCAGGTGACGCTTGATGAAACCAGGCAACGAGCCGAGGTTTTACGGCAGGTCAACTACTTCACGCGAATTGGTTTCGCACAGGCGGCGCTTCAGGCTGGAGATGTCGGTCGCGCCCGCACGCTGCTGGCGGAATGCGCATCCGACATGCGCAACTTCGAGTGGCACTATCTCAATACGCGCGCGGACCAGAGCATTCGCACTCGAGTGGTCAATCCGCGTGGCATCAACCTTACGCAATTTTCGCCGACGCTTGCAGCCACGTTTCGCTATGGGACCACATTGGAACTGTGGGATCTTGCAACTTTCGATCGCATTCCATTTGATACATCGGATCAGGTCTGGCCGGCTTTCGCAATGAGCAACTTTGGTGAAGCGTTTGCAATCGCAGAGCATGAACAAGCACAGATCATCAACCCGCGAAGTGGCGACCCGTACTGGTCGACGCCACTGGCGACATCCGAGTTGCGCATCGACGTCAGCGCCGATGGCCGATGCGTTATCCTGGGCCATCGGACCGTAACTTGCTACAGACAAGATGAACCGGGCAATTCCGTCACATTCAATCTGATGCGACCAGCATCCGCAGTCCGTATTTCACCTGACGGCCTGTGGGCGGCGGCGGGATTTCACGATGGCAGCCTGGTCATCATGGATCTGACGAGCACGACGGGTAATCTCAGGGGGAGTGCGTATCCGAAGCATCGCAGTGGTGTGCGTTGTCTTGCTTTTTCGCCCGACAGCAGTGAAGTTGCTGTTGGCACCATTGATGGCTCCCTTGTGGTGTGGCCCGTGGGGAACACCGCTCCGGATCGCCCGCGACTCATGGTGCCTCTTCACGAGAACAAAATTTCTGCAATCGCGTGGCGGGCAGACGGGAAGCGCATCGCGACAGGTAGTACTGACAACAGAATTCGCGTTATCGAAGCCGATTCCGGATACCTTGTCACAACCCGCATCGGTCATTCACACACAGTTCTTTCGCTTCAGTTCTTCGGTGAAGAAGAAGTTGTCTCAGCGTCACTCGACGGCACACTGCGTGCATGGAGCATTGCACCAAGCCTGGAGGAAACGCCATTGGCATTTGGCTCATCCATTTATGGGCTCGCCTTGAGCCCCGATGGTCGAACTGCATACATCGCAGGCACGATGTCCAGCATTGTCGCTGTTGACATCGATACCTTTTCTGTGAAGGAGTCCTGGAAGCATGACTCACGTTTCATCCGCCACATGATCATGATGGAGGGGCAAAATACCGCATTGATGGCTTCATCGGAGGGAAACGTTTTATCCTTCGACACAAAGAGCAAAGCGGTTGTGTCCACTCCTAGCCAATCGGGATTGATCAATGAAGTGGCGTGGTCCCCCACACTCCGCCGTGCGTTTGCGGCCGGAGTTGATGGCGTTACATGGCACAAGTTTGATGGGACGGCCCTTGGTCCCGCCCAAAGTCTTATTGCTGATGGAGAAGTATTTTCTTTGGCAACTACCTCGGATGGCGGCGTCCTTGCGATGGGGTACGCTGATGGGCGTGTATGCATTCACAATCTCATTACGGATACGAGGCGACTTCTCCCTGTCTCCATAGAGGGGCAAGTGTGGTCATTGATGTTCACGCCTGATGATGCGAATCTTATCGTGACTGGCGAGGATGCCACGGTGCTTGCATACAACCTGCACACTGGGCATCAACGACGATTCATTGGGCACCTCGGGCCCGTCTACGCGTGCGTGCTCTCACCCGATGGTTCGCGGCTTGTGACGGGCAGTTTTGACAACACCGTGCGTGTCTGGGCGCTGGATCACGCGAGCGAACTCATCTCTCTCCGCGGCAACACGTCAAGCGTGCACGGGCTCAAGTTCTCGGCAGATGGAACGCGGATCCTTGCGATCGCCGATGATGGGCGGATGTTTGTCTGGCATGCGCCGGGGGAGCCATCCCTGAGCCCTTGA
- a CDS encoding right-handed parallel beta-helix repeat-containing protein: MRHSAKLAIAALTLVAGTAGLIIAGPLNPPAGSVQSTYKTLVEVEPRIAINAVNTPGDADSVFRISQPGSYYLTENIFGAAGMLCIEVAADDVTIDLNGMTIRGHTASFGGIIGDGARSNITVRNGTIRSIGNGVGLGYTAAGSRGWEVENVSVLNNGNDGMRLPGASIVRSSRAAFNAGYGIRSLDSSQVFDCISEQNSVAGVFVLNSSIVSRTIARSNSNNGIDASGDGTRVLDCTSTNNSGHGIVGLNGSVITSCVVRSNSLNGITANSSSLIENNSVTFNGGHGISFLGNCTVRENVSNSNGQSTLGAGIFTSGFRSRIEGNVCNDNDYGIRVTAGTNFITRNTVSSNTTLNWDVVVGNRCLVVQATNAGAISGNSGGTSPGSSDPNANFTY, from the coding sequence ATGCGTCATTCAGCAAAACTCGCTATCGCTGCGCTCACGCTAGTCGCCGGGACTGCAGGCCTGATCATCGCCGGACCCTTGAACCCGCCCGCGGGCAGCGTCCAGAGCACTTATAAGACCCTCGTCGAGGTCGAACCCCGAATCGCGATCAACGCAGTCAACACACCAGGTGATGCCGATTCCGTGTTTCGCATTTCGCAACCCGGGTCGTACTACCTGACAGAAAACATATTCGGCGCTGCAGGCATGTTGTGCATCGAAGTGGCTGCCGATGATGTCACGATCGACCTCAATGGCATGACCATCAGAGGTCACACCGCATCATTCGGCGGCATCATTGGTGACGGTGCTCGCTCCAACATCACAGTTCGTAATGGGACGATTCGATCGATCGGCAATGGCGTCGGGTTGGGTTATACAGCTGCCGGATCTCGAGGATGGGAAGTCGAAAACGTCTCAGTACTCAACAACGGCAACGATGGAATGCGTCTGCCGGGAGCCTCCATCGTTCGTTCCTCGCGCGCAGCATTCAATGCGGGTTATGGAATCAGATCATTGGATTCCTCACAAGTGTTTGATTGCATCAGCGAGCAGAATAGCGTCGCGGGCGTGTTCGTCCTCAATAGTTCGATCGTTTCCAGAACAATCGCCCGCAGCAACAGCAATAACGGCATTGATGCCTCTGGCGACGGCACCCGAGTGCTCGATTGCACTTCGACCAACAACTCCGGCCACGGAATCGTTGGTCTCAATGGCTCGGTCATTACCAGCTGCGTCGTTCGCAGCAACTCGCTCAATGGCATCACAGCCAACTCATCGAGCCTGATCGAAAACAATAGCGTCACGTTCAATGGCGGACACGGCATCTCCTTCCTGGGAAACTGCACCGTGCGCGAAAATGTCAGCAACTCGAATGGCCAGTCCACACTTGGAGCCGGGATCTTCACCTCTGGTTTCAGGAGCCGAATCGAGGGGAATGTCTGCAACGACAACGACTATGGCATTCGCGTCACCGCTGGCACCAACTTCATCACTCGCAACACAGTCTCCTCGAACACAACGCTGAACTGGGATGTCGTCGTAGGAAACCGCTGTCTTGTCGTGCAGGCCACCAATGCAGGTGCTATCAGCGGCAACTCTGGTGGCACTTCACCCGGTTCATCCGACCCCAACGCCAATTTCACATATTGA